The genomic window GCCTCACGAAGTGAAGCGATACAGTAACAAGCAGACGCGTGTTCTACCTGTACTTTTTATCCTTATCCCCGCTTTGTCCCCTTACCAACGAACGCGTTGCTCTATCGATCACATCAGTATTCTTGCTCGCTGTAGGTGAGCGTACACAACTATCACTACATCCTCTATGGTAGCAGTTTGTGCGCCTCGTGAGCCTTTGATGTGGCTCCTAACTAGCCACCATACCGCAACTCGGTGAGACATACTTGCACATGCCGACACCCATTACTTTAGCTCGACAGACCCTGCTAGGCTGACTCTCGACGCACTCGTCACTGAGAAGATTATCATACAGGATGGCGAAAAATGCTGCCGCGCAGGCGATGTGGAGCCGCCGCCCCTTTGTCACTTACAGAACACGGAGTCTTTTCCTGACTAGTCTTTTCTTATTTATGGCTCTAGGCGCGGTACTTCTTTTCGTCTTCAGTGAACCTATGACCACGCTGCTAGCAACTCCGAATGCTGAGCTACCTAGTGACAAAATGAGCACTAACGTAACTCAAATGACAAATTCTGGCAGCAACTCGTCATTGTTGCATACCACACCAATATCCTACAACACAGCTGAGCTCTCCACTCTATGGCCTGAGCCTACGAGCACTCATGGCGCTGGAGAGGACGGTCTGCCTCGTGAGGGCGAGACAATAAAGCCAGCAATGCACAACGATTCACCGGAGATGAATCCGTGGAAAAAGATGCGCTTACCGACAGACTGGACGGTGTGCATTCGACGGAACCTGCAGTTGGACGACCACGGGCGGCCATTGTACGCGGTGGAGGCTATGGAGGACGCGATCCCGCTGCTGATCACCCCACTGACAGGCGATGTGGAGTTCTTCCCGTTCTTTGTGTGCTCCATAGACGTCCCCGTGCGGTACCATTACGTGATTCAGAACGAGCGCAACTCGGAGACGACTGCGGTCATTGAcaggctgcagcgcctcttcggTGAAAGCGGGCGACTACTCATTGTGCGGAACAGGTACAACCGCGGGTACTCTGGGAGCATGAACCAAGGATTCGAGTGggcgctgaaggagcggACGGAAGAGGAAGTGCCGTGGGTATTTGCGTGTGGCGTTGACGTGATCTTTGAGCGTGGTTTGCTTGCGGCAATGGTACAAGTTGTGCAGGACAACACGCGCGGTGACGCTGCCATGCTCGCTACACTGCGCGCGGAGGTGGAGTTAGAGGAGCGGCTGGTGCGTGAGGGCAACTACTCGTACTACGAGCGGTGGGTGCCGCGCGGGCGTccgctgaaggtgctgcggAGCGGGTACCCCGGCGTACCGCTGAACGTCCGGACTGCGCCGCTGATGCCGGACCGCATTCGGTACATGGTTGGGGATGAGAACCGCAGGAGCGGAATTGTGACTGAAGCTGAGCTGAA from Leishmania panamensis strain MHOM/PA/94/PSC-1 chromosome 32 sequence includes these protein-coding regions:
- the LPG1G gene encoding GIPL galf transferase, putative (TriTrypDB/GeneDB-style sysID: LpmP.32.4120), yielding MAKNAAAQAMWSRRPFVTYRTRSLFLTSLFLFMALGAVLLFVFSEPMTTLLATPNAELPSDKMSTNVTQMTNSGSNSSLLHTTPISYNTAELSTLWPEPTSTHGAGEDGLPREGETIKPAMHNDSPEMNPWKKMRLPTDWTVCIRRNLQLDDHGRPLYAVEAMEDAIPLLITPLTGDVEFFPFFVCSIDVPVRYHYVIQNERNSETTAVIDRLQRLFGESGRLLIVRNRYNRGYSGSMNQGFEWALKERTEEEVPWVFACGVDVIFERGLLAAMVQVVQDNTRGDAAMLATLRAEVELEERLVREGNYSYYERWVPRGRPLKVLRSGYPGVPLNVRTAPLMPDRIRYMVGDENRRSGIVTEAELKGRFFGNYVATVTPVPFALGTIAVTRLALSAVGYFDENYFPAYMDDIDWRWRHFAYGFKTLYAQLNDPVIRWHHYNAANLRGSPFQDQYLKKYDTEANNSRVAFLQYIARSKRQYDKLKFGPRDLTGVWHESVQEGEYKYTYFNISRYPADTWVLDERARQCMFRHTYSYETQSWQRPKNCAYMPRTLEESGILGVHQLEAYKMMVNKSKIEYR